The stretch of DNA GTCGGTCTGGAAGACAGCGAAGACCTTGTCGCCGACCTCGACCAGGCACTGAGCAAGATCTGACCAACCGCCCGAACGCGCCTGCGCCGCCTCAGCGTTGACCGGATGCAGGCAGCGCCGCCTGGATGACCCCGTGCACGGCTTGGCTGATGCGGCCAGCCGCCTGATCGGGGTCGGGCTGCCCAGTATCCAGCCAGCCGATCACGGCCTCGGTCGTGAAGGCGGGGATGACGCGCGCCGCCCAGTCCAGCCACGGCCCCGCAGGTAGGCGCTGGGCGAGATTGCGCCGCGCGACCTCGGCCGAGGCGGCGTTGAGGGTGTCGACGAGTTCGCGGAACTCCGGCTCCCGGGCGGCGTGGTGGAACAGCAGCCGGAACCCGTCAGGGTCGGCTGACGCGGCGCGGAGCAAGGCGGGGATCGAGTCCTCGTCGAAGTCGTCGCTGCCCACGCTCTGGGCCAGCCGACCGCAGGCGCGGTCCAGGACCGCCCGGTACAGGTCCGCCTTCGACTCGAAGTGACGGTAGAGCAGCACCTTGGTGATCCCGGCCTCCTCGGCTACCTCGTCCAGGCCGGTCGCGACGTATCCGGTGCGCGCGAACGCCCGTGAGGCAGCACCAAGGATCTGCTCCCGCCGCTCGGCCCGCCGCATCCGCGTGACCGGCACCGGGCCGCCGCCGGAGGAGGTTCGCTGTGCTGCCATCGGTCCGCTCGTCCGCCTTCCTCGCTGCCGCCACCACTTATTGACTCGGAAGTATACAAGTGCTTTTGTTTAAGTGAGAGTATACAGGCTGCAGTAAATAAGGAGTGCCGGTGACCACCCAACTGCCTTTCCCGCAAACCGTCCCCCTGCAGGTTCCGCTGCTGCTGCGGGCGCTTTCGGCACAGGGCGCCATCCACAGGATCCGCACTCAGGTCGGCGATGACGCCTGGCTCATCACCGGATACGACGAGGTGCGCCAACTCCTCGACGACGACCGGCTCGGCCGCTCCCACCCCGAGCCCCAGACCGCCGCGCGCTCCGGCGAATCCGCGCTGTTCGGCGGCCCGCTGGGCAACTACGACACCGAGAAGGCCGACCACACCCGGATGCGCCGCCTGCTCCAGCCGCACTTCACACCCGGCCGCATTCGCGCCCTCCGCAATCGAGTGGAAGCCCTCACCGGCACCCTCCTCGACGACCTCGCCGGGCAGGCCCAGCCCTGCGACCTGAACAGCGCCCTCGCCCTGCCCCTGCCGATCCTGGTCATCTGCGAGCTGCTCGGTGTGCCCTATGAAGACCGCACCCGGTTCCGCACCTGGACCCAGGCCGCCGCCGACATCCACGACCGAACCCGCTCCGAGCAAGGGATCGGTGAACTCTTCGCCTACGGCCAAGAGCTGGTGGCCCGCAAGCGACACACCCCCGGCCCCGATGTCATCTCACGCCTGTGTGCGACCGACGGCCTCGGTGACGACGAGATCGCCATGCTGTCCATGGCGCTGCTCTTCGCCGGCCACGAGACCTCCGTCGTCCAACTCGGCCTGGGTGCCCTGCTCCTGCTCACCCACCCCGACCAGTGGCAGGCCCTGCGCGGCAACCCCGCCCTGATAGCCGACGCTGTCGAGGAGATCCTGCGCGCTCCCGGCAAGGGCGGCGGAGGCATTCCCCGCTACGCCCATACCAACATCGACATCGACGGCGTCACCATCAAGGCCGGCGACCTGGTCATGCTGGACAACGGCGCGGCCAACCACGACGCCGCCGCCTTTCCCGACCCCGACAGCTTCGACATCGCCAGGCGCGCGGCCGGGCACCTCACCTTCGGGCAGGGCGCCCGCTACTGCATCGGCGCCCCACTGGCCCGTATGGAGCTGCAGGTCGCATTCGGCCAGCTCATCTCACGCTTCCCGGCCATGCGGCTGGCCGTACCGATCGAGGAACTGCGGATGCGCAGCGATGTGTTGACCGGCGGTCTGGTCGAACTTCCAGTGAGCTGGTGACCGCCGTGCCCCGGCCCGCCTTCGCCCGGCTCTACCCGCACATGAACAAGGCCATGGAACGAGGAGGCATGGCCGTACGCCGCCAAGCCCTGCTCGCCGGCCTCACCGGCGAGGTCATCGAGATCGGCGCGGGCGACGGAGCGAACTTCGCCCACTACCCGCCCACAGTCACCCGTGTCCTCGCCGTAGAACCCGAACCCCGCCTGCGCGCACTCGCGCAGGCGGCCGCGTCCGAGGCCCCCGTGCAGGTCAGCGCTCGCGACCGAGGCCGGGCAGGAAGCGGCCGGTGCGGGCGGCGTAGCGCTGGTAGTCGTTGCCGTGGATGCTCTGCAGGTACGGCTCCTCGATGCGCCGGACCTGGATCTCGATGCCGAGCGCCATGACGGCCAGCCCCAGGACGGCGATGG from Streptomyces sp. BA2 encodes:
- a CDS encoding TetR/AcrR family transcriptional regulator; translated protein: MAAQRTSSGGGPVPVTRMRRAERREQILGAASRAFARTGYVATGLDEVAEEAGITKVLLYRHFESKADLYRAVLDRACGRLAQSVGSDDFDEDSIPALLRAASADPDGFRLLFHHAAREPEFRELVDTLNAASAEVARRNLAQRLPAGPWLDWAARVIPAFTTEAVIGWLDTGQPDPDQAAGRISQAVHGVIQAALPASGQR
- a CDS encoding cytochrome P450, encoding MTTQLPFPQTVPLQVPLLLRALSAQGAIHRIRTQVGDDAWLITGYDEVRQLLDDDRLGRSHPEPQTAARSGESALFGGPLGNYDTEKADHTRMRRLLQPHFTPGRIRALRNRVEALTGTLLDDLAGQAQPCDLNSALALPLPILVICELLGVPYEDRTRFRTWTQAAADIHDRTRSEQGIGELFAYGQELVARKRHTPGPDVISRLCATDGLGDDEIAMLSMALLFAGHETSVVQLGLGALLLLTHPDQWQALRGNPALIADAVEEILRAPGKGGGGIPRYAHTNIDIDGVTIKAGDLVMLDNGAANHDAAAFPDPDSFDIARRAAGHLTFGQGARYCIGAPLARMELQVAFGQLISRFPAMRLAVPIEELRMRSDVLTGGLVELPVSW